CTTTCTCAGCTGCATCTACTATATTGTTATGATCAAGATCACCGAATTTGGTAGAAGGAACGAAGAAGTGATAGGTCACATAAGATATCAGGAATATCAGTGACAGTACGACTGCTATCAGGTTGGTCACTTTATGTGCTTTCACCTGTCCTTTCCTGATAAAGAACAGACTGCCTACCAGTAACACGGAAGTAGCCGAGTTCAGCACCGCGTGGAATAATGGTAATATATGTACATCGAATCCTGCCTCCATTTGTGGTCGTGGCAGATAGATGAGCAGTGCTACTACTATCGGGATCACGATGGAGATGATCGCGATAGGCAGGTTAAGGTTTTTGTTTTTTATATCCATAATATGATGTGATTTTCTTTAAAATGTGAAAAGTGAAATGTGAAAGCGCTTTCGGGCGTTATCACATTTCACTTTCCACATTTACATTCATTATTTAGGTATTTAGTACATACTTACGTATGCACTGGTTATTCCGTTGTTGAAAACAGTCTTTTTAATAATCCTGGTCTGTGTTTATCTTTTTCCAGGTGCAGGATCGCAATATCATTGGCACATCTGCGTACTGCGTTTGAATCCAGTCCGTCGTAATAACCTCTGATATTATGATTCTTGTCCAGCAGCACGAGTTTCTCGGTGTGAATAAAGTCGTCTGGTCCGCCGTCACCTTTTACTACACTAACAAACACCTCATTTCTCGCCCAGTCATAGATCTCTTTCTTAGCGCCGGTCAGCAACCACCAGTTATCCGGGTTGATGTCGTGCTTTACTCCATACATGCGCAGTGTCTCAGACGAATCTCTTTCCGGATCAACCGTCAATGACACCAGTTGTACCAGGGTATCATTCTTAATATAAGCGTGTTGGATCTTCTCGAGATTAGCCATCATACGCGGGCATATGCTGGGGCAGGAGGTGAAGAAGAAATTCACCACTATTACTTTTTCAGGAAGGTCTTTCAGACTTACCTGGCGTCCCATCTGGTTGGTGAGGGTAATATCTTTCACTACATGGAATGTGGTGTCGTAGGTAGTTTTCCCGTCTTTTACAATCGTATCTACTTTCTCAGGAATGTAGAAACGGGGAATGGGCACGACATTCTTACTGTAATGATCTACAATCAGGTATCCAGCCAATGGCACCAGTACTGCCAGCATCAATCCTATAAGTCCTCTCTTGGTAATGGCCTGAAGTTTTAAATTGTCAGATAAAAGTTACGCTTTACAAATACTGCTGTAAAGATACGGCAGGACCTGTAAAGCGTAATATATAAAGTTCATCTTAGTGATGTGCAGCTTCGTTGGTAACGTGTGTAGGAGTAGCTACAGGCGTACCGGGAGACAGGTCTTTACGCATGTTCTTCCAGGAATCACCATCTGCAAGGAAAGCGATGATAAACCATACGAACAACAGTAAAGGGATCAGGATGGTCATTATCAGGTTCTTTACTTCATGACGTAAGTGCATGAATTCAGCCACGATAAAGAATGCTTTCACTACTGTCAGACCTACGAAGAAGCTGTTCAGTGCCCATCTTGCGATGAACGCGTGTTCAAGATAAATGAATGCAACGCCTACCTCAACAACAGTGATACCTAATAATATCCAGAACGTTTTCCAGATACTTTTAGTGGATGAATCGTGAGCATGTTCTTCGTGTGCCGCTCCTGTATGTGTATGTTCCATTAGTTTTTTCTTTTTAAAATTCCAGATTACAAATACTTACCAACTTTTCTCTTAGAGCAGGTAGAAACAGGTGAATACGAATACCCAAACCAGATCCACAAAGTGCCAGTATAGACCTACTTTCTCTACCATTTCGTAATGGCCTCTTTCTTCATAAGTACCTTTCAGTACGTTAGCGAGGATGATACAGTTCAGCACAACACCGGAAGTTACGTGTAAACCGTGGAAACCAGTGATCGTAAAGAAGAAGTTAGTGAAGTTAGTTGAAGCAAGCGTTCCATCCACATTCAGGAAAGGATTACGACCCCACCATGCACCAGCTTCGTGTAAGTGTGTCCATTCCCATGCCTGACAAGCCAGGAATGCTGAACCACCGATAATGGTCCACAC
The DNA window shown above is from Chitinophaga agri and carries:
- a CDS encoding DUF420 domain-containing protein → MDIKNKNLNLPIAIISIVIPIVVALLIYLPRPQMEAGFDVHILPLFHAVLNSATSVLLVGSLFFIRKGQVKAHKVTNLIAVVLSLIFLISYVTYHFFVPSTKFGDLDHNNIVDAAEKATAGGIAYVYYFILLTHIVLAVVIVPMVLFTLLRGFQDDIVRHRKIARITWPIWFYVAVTGVIVYIMISPYY
- a CDS encoding SCO family protein, giving the protein MLAVLVPLAGYLIVDHYSKNVVPIPRFYIPEKVDTIVKDGKTTYDTTFHVVKDITLTNQMGRQVSLKDLPEKVIVVNFFFTSCPSICPRMMANLEKIQHAYIKNDTLVQLVSLTVDPERDSSETLRMYGVKHDINPDNWWLLTGAKKEIYDWARNEVFVSVVKGDGGPDDFIHTEKLVLLDKNHNIRGYYDGLDSNAVRRCANDIAILHLEKDKHRPGLLKRLFSTTE
- a CDS encoding cytochrome C oxidase subunit IV family protein, which gives rise to MEHTHTGAAHEEHAHDSSTKSIWKTFWILLGITVVEVGVAFIYLEHAFIARWALNSFFVGLTVVKAFFIVAEFMHLRHEVKNLIMTILIPLLLFVWFIIAFLADGDSWKNMRKDLSPGTPVATPTHVTNEAAHH
- a CDS encoding cytochrome c oxidase subunit 3; its protein translation is MDTAVTAKKKWWSGGHSPFNVSYGKLMMWYFLMSDAFTFGALLIAYGTIRFMSPSWPDPNEVFHAFPGMGHTNLPLLFVSLMTFILIMSSVTMVLAVHAGKMRDRKAVVKWMVWTIIGGSAFLACQAWEWTHLHEAGAWWGRNPFLNVDGTLASTNFTNFFFTITGFHGLHVTSGVVLNCIILANVLKGTYEERGHYEMVEKVGLYWHFVDLVWVFVFTCFYLL